A genomic window from Longimicrobium sp. includes:
- a CDS encoding dienelactone hydrolase family protein, translating to MYPGAGHAFANPSGQAYKADVAGDAWVRTTSHFGQHLR from the coding sequence ATCTACCCCGGCGCCGGCCATGCCTTCGCCAACCCGTCCGGCCAGGCCTACAAGGCCGACGTGGCCGGCGATGCCTGGGTGCGGACGACCTCCCACTTCGGGCAGCACCTCCGCTGA
- a CDS encoding Txe/YoeB family addiction module toxin, whose amino-acid sequence MGKLHLQPEALDDIRYWVDEDPRVARKVLKLMEAARRSPHAGEGKPEPLRHLGPDIWSRRITQEARLVYRVLSDGIDVLQARYHY is encoded by the coding sequence ATGGGGAAGCTGCATCTGCAGCCGGAGGCCCTGGACGACATCCGCTACTGGGTAGACGAAGATCCCCGCGTCGCGCGGAAGGTGCTCAAGCTGATGGAGGCTGCGCGACGATCACCCCACGCAGGCGAGGGCAAGCCGGAACCGCTCCGCCATCTGGGACCGGACATCTGGAGCCGGCGCATCACTCAGGAGGCGCGTCTCGTCTACCGGGTACTCTCCGACGGTATCGACGTTCTCCAGGCGCGCTATCACTACTAA